The following coding sequences lie in one Takifugu rubripes chromosome 8, fTakRub1.2, whole genome shotgun sequence genomic window:
- the LOC105416774 gene encoding retinol dehydrogenase 7-like isoform X1, giving the protein MYLYLLGLLLFYYLYRWIRELPRVPDKGSKYVYITGCDSGFGNLLARHLDKQGFRVIASCFTEKGEEDLKKSCSGNLITTHLDVRSKESVAKVAAMIKDKVGQRGLWAVVNNAGVSVPSGPCDWLTIDDYKSMLEVNLNGVISVTLSVLPLIKKARGRVVNMASVAGRVSISGGPYCVSKFGVEAFNDSLRLNMAPFGVKVICIEPGYFKTNMSDPELLNNNFKRLWEKLPQEVKDQYGPDYLPKLMKVISCTIPHKVDGDLMKVVSCMDHAVAAVQPRTRYSTGWDAKFFWLPLSYMPTCVGDHIIRRMAIPIPKQVPPSL; this is encoded by the exons ATGTACCTGTACCTCCTGGGCCTGCTGCTTTTCTACTACCTGTACCGATGGATCAGGGAGCTGCCCAGAGTCCCCGACAAGGGCAGCAAGTATGTGTACATCACCGGCTGCGACTCTGGCTTTGGCAACCTCCTGGCTCGTCATCTGGACAAGCAGGGATTCAGGGTGATCGCCTCCTGCTTCACCGAAAAGGGGGAAGAAGACCTGAAGAAGTCCTGCTCCGGTAACCTGATTACAACACACCTAGACGTCAGGTCGAAGGAGAGCGTTGCCAAAGTTGCAGCAATGATCAAGGACAAAGTGGGGCAGCGGG GTTTATGGGCTGTGGTGAACAACGCAGGCGTGTCCGTTCCATCAGGCCCCTGTGACTGGCTCACCATTGACGACTACAAATCCATGCTGGAAGTGAACCTAAATGGCGTGATCTCAGTGACCCTGAGCGTCCTGCCGCTCATCAAGAAGGCCAGAGGAAGGGTGGTCAACATGGCCAGTGTAGCAGGGAGGGTCAGTATCAGTGGAGGCCCCTACTGCGTCTCCAAGTTTGGCGTCGAGGCTTTCAACGACAGTCTCAG GTTGAACATGGCGCCGTTTGGTGTGAAAGTCATCTGCATTGAGCCCGGCTACTTCAAGACAAACATGTCTGACCCTGAACTGCTTAACAACAATTTTAAGCGGCTGTGGGAGAAGTTACCTCAGGAGGTTAAGGACCAGTATGGACCAGACTACTTACCAAAGT TGATGAAGGTCATATCTTGTACTATTCCTCATAAAGTTGACGGAGACCTCATGAAGGTGGTCAGCTGTATGGACCATGCTGTAGCCGCAGTCCAGCCCCGTACCCGCTATTCCACAGGCTGGGACGCCAAGTTTTTTTGGCTGCCATTGTCGTACATGCCAACCTGTGTTGGGGATCACATCATCAGGAGGATGGCCATTCCCATTCCCAAGCAGGTGCCACCCTCTCTTTGA
- the LOC105416774 gene encoding retinol dehydrogenase 7-like isoform X2 — MYLYLLGLLLFYYLYRWIRELPRVPDKGSKYVYITGCDSGFGNLLARHLDKQGFRVIASCFTEKGEEDLKKSCSGNLITTHLDVRSKESVAKVAAMIKDKVGQRGLWAVVNNAGVSVPSGPCDWLTIDDYKSMLEVNLNGVISVTLSVLPLIKKARGRVVNMASVAGRVSISGGPYCVSKFGVEAFNDSLRLNMAPFGVKVICIEPGYFKTNMSDPELLNNNFKRLWEKLPQEVKDQYGPDYLPKFDGDLMKVVSCMDHAVAAVQPRTRYSTGWDAKFFWLPLSYMPTCVGDHIIRRMAIPIPKQVPPSL; from the exons ATGTACCTGTACCTCCTGGGCCTGCTGCTTTTCTACTACCTGTACCGATGGATCAGGGAGCTGCCCAGAGTCCCCGACAAGGGCAGCAAGTATGTGTACATCACCGGCTGCGACTCTGGCTTTGGCAACCTCCTGGCTCGTCATCTGGACAAGCAGGGATTCAGGGTGATCGCCTCCTGCTTCACCGAAAAGGGGGAAGAAGACCTGAAGAAGTCCTGCTCCGGTAACCTGATTACAACACACCTAGACGTCAGGTCGAAGGAGAGCGTTGCCAAAGTTGCAGCAATGATCAAGGACAAAGTGGGGCAGCGGG GTTTATGGGCTGTGGTGAACAACGCAGGCGTGTCCGTTCCATCAGGCCCCTGTGACTGGCTCACCATTGACGACTACAAATCCATGCTGGAAGTGAACCTAAATGGCGTGATCTCAGTGACCCTGAGCGTCCTGCCGCTCATCAAGAAGGCCAGAGGAAGGGTGGTCAACATGGCCAGTGTAGCAGGGAGGGTCAGTATCAGTGGAGGCCCCTACTGCGTCTCCAAGTTTGGCGTCGAGGCTTTCAACGACAGTCTCAG GTTGAACATGGCGCCGTTTGGTGTGAAAGTCATCTGCATTGAGCCCGGCTACTTCAAGACAAACATGTCTGACCCTGAACTGCTTAACAACAATTTTAAGCGGCTGTGGGAGAAGTTACCTCAGGAGGTTAAGGACCAGTATGGACCAGACTACTTACCAAAGT TTGACGGAGACCTCATGAAGGTGGTCAGCTGTATGGACCATGCTGTAGCCGCAGTCCAGCCCCGTACCCGCTATTCCACAGGCTGGGACGCCAAGTTTTTTTGGCTGCCATTGTCGTACATGCCAACCTGTGTTGGGGATCACATCATCAGGAGGATGGCCATTCCCATTCCCAAGCAGGTGCCACCCTCTCTTTGA
- the LOC105416773 gene encoding retinol dehydrogenase 7-like isoform X1 encodes MFAPRTVGGRFLIPRLLLTNRFRPSIKSFAAVMYLYLLGLLLFYYLYRWIRELPRVPDKGSKYVYITGCDSGFGNLLARHLDKQGFRVIASCFTEKGEEDLKKSCSGNLITTHLDVRSKESVAKVAAMIKDKVGQRGLWAVVNNAGVSVPSAPCDWLTIDDYESMLQVNLNGVIAVTLSVLPLIKKARGRVVNVASVFGRVAATGGPYIVSKYGVEGFNDSLRLNMAPFGVKVLCIEPGFFKTNVTDVAIISKSAKSVWDRLPQDVKDDYGHEYLQKVLDILPKKLDALSDGDLMKVVNCMEHAVAAVRPRSRYSPGWDAKLFWLPLSYMPSCVTDYILNREAIPISKQ; translated from the exons ATGTTCGCCCCCCGAACTGTGGGTGGGAGGTTTTTAATCCCACGGCTGCTCTTAACAAACCGTTTCAGACCGTCGATAAAGTCGTTTGCAGCAG TCATGTACCTGTACCTCCTGGGCCTGCTGCTTTTCTACTACCTGTACCGATGGATCAGGGAGCTGCCCAGAGTCCCCGACAAGGGCAGCAAGTATGTGTACATCACCGGCTGCGACTCTGGCTTTGGCAACCTCCTGGCTCGTCATCTGGACAAGCAGGGATTCAGGGTGATCGCCTCCTGCTTCACCGAAAAGGGGGAAGAAGACCTGAAGAAGTCCTGCTCCGGTAACCTGATTACAACACACCTAGACGTCAGGTCGAAGGAGAGCGTTGCCAAAGTTGCAGCAATGATCAAGGACAAAGTGGGGCAGCGGG GCTTATGGGCTGTGGTGAACAACGCAGGCGTGTCCGTTCCATCTGCCCCCTGTGACTGGCTCACCATCGATGACTACGAATCCATGCTGCAAGTCAATTTGAACGGCGTAATCGCCGTGACCCTGAGCGTCCTGCCGCTCATCAAGAAGGCCAGAGGAAGGGTGGTCAACGTGGCCAGTGTGTTTGGGAGGGTCGCGGCCACAGGAGGTCCCTACATTGTCTCCAAGTACGGCGTGGAGGGTTTCAATGACAGTCTCAG GTTAAATATGGCACCCTTTGGTGTCAAGGTCCTCTGCATTGAGCCAGGCTTCTTCAAGACCAATGTGACTGATGTTGCCATCATCAGCAAAAGTGCCAAATCTGTGTGGGACAGATTACCCCAGGATGTCAAGGACGACTATGGACATGAATATTTACAGAAGG TATTGGATATATTGCCAAAAAAGCTGGATGCCTTGAGCGACGGAGACCTGATGAAGGTGGTCAACTGCATGGAACACGCAGTGGCTGCTGTCCGGCCCCGGAGCCGCTACTCGCCAGGCTGGGATGCTAAGTTATTCTGGCTCCCACTGTCCTACATGCCATCGTGTGTCACTGATTACATTTTAAACAGAGAAGCTATTCCTATTAGCAAGCAATAA
- the LOC105416773 gene encoding retinol dehydrogenase 7-like isoform X2, whose product MYLYLLGLLLFYYLYRWIRELPRVPDKGSKYVYITGCDSGFGNLLARHLDKQGFRVIASCFTEKGEEDLKKSCSGNLITTHLDVRSKESVAKVAAMIKDKVGQRGLWAVVNNAGVSVPSAPCDWLTIDDYESMLQVNLNGVIAVTLSVLPLIKKARGRVVNVASVFGRVAATGGPYIVSKYGVEGFNDSLRLNMAPFGVKVLCIEPGFFKTNVTDVAIISKSAKSVWDRLPQDVKDDYGHEYLQKVLDILPKKLDALSDGDLMKVVNCMEHAVAAVRPRSRYSPGWDAKLFWLPLSYMPSCVTDYILNREAIPISKQ is encoded by the exons ATGTACCTGTACCTCCTGGGCCTGCTGCTTTTCTACTACCTGTACCGATGGATCAGGGAGCTGCCCAGAGTCCCCGACAAGGGCAGCAAGTATGTGTACATCACCGGCTGCGACTCTGGCTTTGGCAACCTCCTGGCTCGTCATCTGGACAAGCAGGGATTCAGGGTGATCGCCTCCTGCTTCACCGAAAAGGGGGAAGAAGACCTGAAGAAGTCCTGCTCCGGTAACCTGATTACAACACACCTAGACGTCAGGTCGAAGGAGAGCGTTGCCAAAGTTGCAGCAATGATCAAGGACAAAGTGGGGCAGCGGG GCTTATGGGCTGTGGTGAACAACGCAGGCGTGTCCGTTCCATCTGCCCCCTGTGACTGGCTCACCATCGATGACTACGAATCCATGCTGCAAGTCAATTTGAACGGCGTAATCGCCGTGACCCTGAGCGTCCTGCCGCTCATCAAGAAGGCCAGAGGAAGGGTGGTCAACGTGGCCAGTGTGTTTGGGAGGGTCGCGGCCACAGGAGGTCCCTACATTGTCTCCAAGTACGGCGTGGAGGGTTTCAATGACAGTCTCAG GTTAAATATGGCACCCTTTGGTGTCAAGGTCCTCTGCATTGAGCCAGGCTTCTTCAAGACCAATGTGACTGATGTTGCCATCATCAGCAAAAGTGCCAAATCTGTGTGGGACAGATTACCCCAGGATGTCAAGGACGACTATGGACATGAATATTTACAGAAGG TATTGGATATATTGCCAAAAAAGCTGGATGCCTTGAGCGACGGAGACCTGATGAAGGTGGTCAACTGCATGGAACACGCAGTGGCTGCTGTCCGGCCCCGGAGCCGCTACTCGCCAGGCTGGGATGCTAAGTTATTCTGGCTCCCACTGTCCTACATGCCATCGTGTGTCACTGATTACATTTTAAACAGAGAAGCTATTCCTATTAGCAAGCAATAA
- the atp5f1b gene encoding ATP synthase F(1) complex subunit beta, mitochondrial encodes MLGAVGRCCTGALQALKPGVQPLKALVGSPSVLSRRDYVAPAAAAATANGRIVAVIGAVVDVQFDEGLPPILNALEVAGRDSRLVLEVAQHLGENTVRTIAMDGTEGLVRGQKVLDTGAPIRIPVGPETLGRIMNVIGEPIDERGPISTKQTAPIHAEAPEFTDMSVEQEILVTGIKVVDLLAPYAKGGKIGLFGGAGVGKTVLIMELINNVAKAHGGYSVFAGVGERTREGNDLYHEMIESGVINLKDTTSKVALVYGQMNEPPGARARVALTGLTVAEYFRDQEGQDVLLFIDNIFRFTQAGSEVSALLGRIPSAVGYQPTLATDMGTMQERITTTKKGSITSVQAIYVPADDLTDPAPATTFAHLDATTVLSRAIAELGIYPAVDPLDSTSRIMDPNIVGSEHYDVARGVQKILQDYKSLQDIIAILGMDELSEEDKLTVARARKIQRFLSQPFQVAEVFTGHLGKLVPLKETIKGFQSILGGEYDALPEQAFYMVGPIEEVVQKAKKLAEEQS; translated from the exons ATGTTGGGAGCTGTGGGACGCTGCTGCACCGGGGCTCTACAGGCTCTGAAGCCTGGGGTTCAGCCCCTGAAGGCCCTTGTCGGATCTCCATCCGTTCTTTCAC GCAGAGACTATGTCGCacctgcagccgctgctgccACCGCCAATGGCCGTATTGTTGCTGTCATCGGTGCCGTCGTCGACGTCCAGTTCGATGAAGGCCTCCCACCCATCCTCAACGCCCTGGAGGTGGCCGGCCGTGATTCTAGGCTGGTTTTGGAGGTGGCTCAGCATCTTG GGGAAAACACTGTGCGCACTATTGCTATGGATGGTACTGAAGGTCTGGTACGTGGGCAGAAGGTTCTGGACACCGGTGCCCCCATCAGAATTCCAGTCGGCCCAGAGACCTTGGGCAGGATTATGAATGTCATCGGTGAGCCCATTGATGAGAGGGGTCCCATCTCCACCAAACA AACTGCCCCAATCCACGCTGAGGCTCCTGAATTCACCGACATGAGCGTTGAGCAGGAGATTCTGGTAACTGGCATTAAAGTGGTGGACCTGCTGGCCCCCTATGCCAAGGGAGGAAAGATCG GTCTGTTTGGCGGTGCCGGTGTAGGCAAGACTGTGTTGATTATGGAGCTGATCAACAACGTGGCCAAGGCCCATGGTGGTTACTCCGTGTTTGCCGGTGTGGGGGAGCGTACCCGCGAGGGAAATGACTTGTACCATGAAATGATTGAGTCTGGTGTCATCAACCTGAAGGACACAACCTCCAAG GTCGCCCTGGTGTACGGACAGATGAACGAGCCCCCCGGTGCCCGTGCCAGAGTGGCTCTGACTGGACTGACTGTGGCAGAGTACTTCCGTGATCAGGAGGGTCAGGATGTGCTGCTCTTCATTGACAACATCTTCAGATTCACACAAGCTGGTTCTGAG GTGTCTGCCCTGCTGGGTCGTATCCCCTCTGCTGTGGGTTATCAGCCCACTTTGGCCACTGACATGGGTACCATGCAGGAGAGAATTACCACCACCAAGAAGGGCTCAATCACATCTGTGCAG GCTATTTATGTGCCAGCTGATGACTTGACTGACCCTGCCCCCGCCACCACCTTCGCTCACTTGGACGCTACCACTGTGTTGTCGCGTGCCATCGCTGAGCTGGGTATTTACCCTGCCGTCGACCCTCTGGACTCCACCTCCCGTATCATGGACCCCAACATTGTCGGATCTGAGCATTATGACGTTGCCCGTGGTGTGCAGAAAATCCTTCAG GACTACAAGTCCCTGCAGGATATCATTGCCATTCTGGGTATGGATGAGTTGTCTGAGGAGGACAAACTTACTGTGGCCCGTGCTCGCAAGATCCAGCGTTTCCTGTCCCAGCCCTTCCAGGTCGCTGAGGTCTTCACTGGCCATTTGGGTAAACTGGTGCCCCTGAAGGAAACCATCAAGGGCTTCCAGAGCATCCTTGGAG GCGAGTACGATGCCCTGCCTGAGCAGGCCTTCTACATGGTTGGCCCCATCGAGGAAGTTGTTCAGAAGGCCAAGAAGTTGGCTGAGGAGCAGTCATAA